DNA from Bacteroidales bacterium:
GAGGAGCTGCATGCTTTTCTGGAGCAGATCGATCGGAATGTAAAAGATAAAAAGCCTACCAAAAAATGGGATGAGCGCGATGTGCTGATGATTACCTACGGCGACAGCATCCGCAACGACACCGAGCCGGCGCTGCAGGTGTTGCACCGTTTTCTGAACCGCCATCTGAAAGAGGAGTTTAGCTTTGTGCATCTGCTGCCCTTTTTCCCCTATAGCTCCGACGACGGCTTCTCGGTGATCAACTACATGCAGGTAAATCCGGAGCTGGGTGACTGGGACGACATCATCCGCCTGAGCGAAGACTACAAGCTGATGACTGATCTGGTGATCAATCACATCTCCAAAAGCAGCCAGTGGTTTCAGAATTACCTCCGCGGCGAAGGTACCGGCAAGGATTTTTTTATTGAAGAAGACCCCGCCACCGACCTCTCGTTGGTGATTCGGCCGCGCAGCCTGCCGCTGCTTACACCTTTCGAAACCAGCAGCGGCATAAAATATCTGTGGACAACTTTTAGCGACGACCAGATCGACCTCAACTTTGCCAACCCTGCCGTACTGCTCGAAATGGTGAAAGTGATTTTGTTTTATCTGAAAAATGGCGCCTCGATGATTCGCATGGATGCCATCGCCTTCCTTTGGAAGGAACCCGGTACAAGCTCTTTGCACCTGGCACAGACGCACGAAATCGTTAAACTCATGCGCGATGTGATGGAGGCCGTCGACCCAAATGCCATTCTGCTTACCGAGACCAACGTCCCCAACAAAGAAAACCTCGAATATTTTGGACACGGCGACGAGGCGCACATGGTGTATCAGTTTTCGCTGCCGCCGCTGCTGCTGCATGCGCTGCATGTTGGTCATTCCAAATATTTTAACCAGTGGGTGGCCTCTCTACCCGAGCTGCCGCCGGGGTGTACCTATTTCAACTTTACCGCCTCGCACGACGGCATCGGGATGCGTCCCCTCGAAGGGCTTCTGCCGGAAGAGGAACGCGAGTCGTTGATCTACGGCATGAAGCAAAACGGCGGCGTAATCTCTACGCGCCGCAACAACGACGGCACCGACAGCGCTTATGAAATCAATATCACCTATTTCGACGCCATGAAGACAACCGTGCGTGGCGAAGATGACCTTCAAAAACAACGCTTCCTTGCTTCCCAAACCATCATGCTCGAGTTGCAAGGATTGCCGGCATTTTACATTCACAGCCTTTTGGCTACAGTCAACTACCACGAAGGCGTAAACGAAACCGGCAGGGCACGCACCATCAACCGCCGCAAATGGGACGAGCAGGAGATAGAAACCCAGCTGGCGCAGGATACCACGCATGCGGCAGTGCTCACCGAACTGAAAA
Protein-coding regions in this window:
- a CDS encoding sugar phosphorylase, which translates into the protein MDDHHYKNLNEHFVKHFWQRLTKIYGRELPQEELHAFLEQIDRNVKDKKPTKKWDERDVLMITYGDSIRNDTEPALQVLHRFLNRHLKEEFSFVHLLPFFPYSSDDGFSVINYMQVNPELGDWDDIIRLSEDYKLMTDLVINHISKSSQWFQNYLRGEGTGKDFFIEEDPATDLSLVIRPRSLPLLTPFETSSGIKYLWTTFSDDQIDLNFANPAVLLEMVKVILFYLKNGASMIRMDAIAFLWKEPGTSSLHLAQTHEIVKLMRDVMEAVDPNAILLTETNVPNKENLEYFGHGDEAHMVYQFSLPPLLLHALHVGHSKYFNQWVASLPELPPGCTYFNFTASHDGIGMRPLEGLLPEEERESLIYGMKQNGGVISTRRNNDGTDSAYEINITYFDAMKTTVRGEDDLQKQRFLASQTIMLELQGLPAFYIHSLLATVNYHEGVNETGRARTINRRKWDEQEIETQLAQDTTHAAVLTELKIRINIRKKQKAFHPEARQEIIEAGEAFIALRRSSADGKQRILCITNITPQQEASLPNLLDNPEETIDLFTGQKPEIRDGAFVLEPYQTLWLEGK